In Primulina eburnea isolate SZY01 chromosome 5, ASM2296580v1, whole genome shotgun sequence, a single window of DNA contains:
- the LOC140832059 gene encoding GDSL esterase/lipase At4g10955-like: MASEGQIVDLSRSTTSDRENFDISGPLHLTEVDWDNPCHRRFVAASLVQSVYILERDRQEKREGSLALAPPWWNAFHFQLYRPLIDDADSCIFGAIYQLTSTQNNPLSHEAPRYVIAFRGTITKGDAFSRDIELDIHIIKNGLHLTSRFEIAIQAVRHVVATFGSANVWLAGHSLGAAMAMLAGKNMAKTGVFLDSFLFNPPFFSAPIERIKDKKVKHGIRIAGSVITAGLALAMKNNHQTSRSVGTFHALSSWFPRLYVNPSDHICSEYIGYFEHRKRMDDMGAGNIERLATQHSIGGLLLNAMGVQSEEPLHLIPSANLTVNRSRARDFKDAHGIHQWWRSDLHLESKIYNYS; this comes from the exons ATGGCGTCAGAAGGGCAAATTGTGGACCTTTCAAGATCTACTACTTCAGACAGGGAAAATTTCGACATTTCAGGACCTTTGCACCTGACTGAAGTTGACTG GGACAATCCATGTCATCGAAGGTTTGTTGCAGCTAGTTTGGTTCAGAGTGTGTACATCTTGGAACGAGACCGCCAGGAAAAACGAGAAGGGAGCCTAGCCCTGGCTCCTCCGTGGTGGAATGCTTTCCATTTTCAGTTATACCGTCCCCTTATAGATGATGCTGATTCTTGTATATTTGGTGCCATCTATCAACTCACTTCCACCCAAAACAACCCTTTATCACACGAGGCTCCAAGATATGTAATCGCGTTTCGAGGCACCATAACCAAAGGAGACGCATTCTCAAGAGATATTGAACTGGACATCCATATCATAAAAAACGGACTGCATCTGACATCTCGGTTCGAAATAGCAATACAAGCCGTTCGACATGTGGTTGCTACATTTGGAAGTGCAAATGTCTGGTTAGCCGGTCATTCACTCGGTGCTGCCATGGCAATGCTGGCTGGAAAGAACATGGCCAAGACCGGGGTTTTCCTTGATTCGTTCTTGTTCAATCCACCTTTCTTTTCAGCACCAATTGAGAGAATCAAGGATAAGAAAGTGAAACACGGCATTCGAATAGCAGGCAGCGTGATCACAGCAGGACTTGCTCTTGCAATGAAAAATAACCACCAAACGAGCCGTTCTGTAGGGACGTTTCATGCCCTCTCTTCATGGTTCCCACGTCTATATGTTAACCCATCTGATCATATATGCTCTGAGTATATCGGGTACTTTGAACACCGAAAACGGATGGATGATATGGGGGCAGGAAATATTGAGAGGTTGGCGACACAACACTCAATCGGAGGTCTTCTGTTGAATGCAATGGGTGTGCAGTCTGAAGAGCCGCTGCATCTTATTCCATCGGCCAATCTAACGGTAAACCGTTCTCGGGCTAGAGACTTCAAAGATGCTCATGGTATTCATCAATGGTGGAGAAGTGATCTGCACTTGGAATCCAAGATTTACAACTATAGttga